The Cohnella abietis genome has a segment encoding these proteins:
- a CDS encoding ABC transporter ATP-binding protein, whose translation MSEQRQEHQGASRGPASGGPGRGPMGGPMGGMGGMGMPVQKAKNFKGTLRRLMGYLRPQRFKLLAVLVTAVLSTAFAIYSPKVLGNATTKLFEGMMGKINGDPNAHFDIAGIWQIVVFLAGLYVVSSIFSYIQQFLMAGVAQKTVYGLRNEVNAKLGKLPLKFFDSRTNGEILSRAVNDVDNISNTLQQSLTQLITSVITILGVIVMMLTISPWLTLILLLTLPLSMIVIRGAASRSQNHFKAQQMELGQLNGHVEEMYSGHKIVKAYGQEEISVAKFDKINERLYVSGWKAQFISGNIMPLMSMVSNIGYVFISVVGGIMVTRGTISIGNIQAFIQYARQFSMPLVQTANIANIIQSTIASAERVFELLDEEEEVLEAANDTDVKLASPKGDVALRNVSFGYKEDAMLIENMDIDVKSGQMVAIVGPTGAGKTTLVNLLMRFYEINDGSITIDGLDITRMKRGNLRSLFGMVLQDTWLFNGTIRDNIAYGREGVSEEEIVGAAKAAHADHFIRTLPEGYDTVLNEEASNLSQGQKQLLTIARAILADPAILILDEATSSVDTRTEVYIQKAMHELMQGRTSFVIAHRLSTIRDADLILVMNQGSIIEKGTHNELLAQNGFYADLYNSQFVGGGIQKSVG comes from the coding sequence ATGAGTGAGCAACGTCAAGAGCATCAGGGAGCGAGTAGAGGACCTGCGTCGGGAGGACCGGGAAGAGGTCCGATGGGCGGCCCAATGGGTGGCATGGGTGGTATGGGGATGCCCGTTCAGAAAGCCAAAAACTTCAAAGGAACGCTTCGCAGGCTAATGGGCTATTTACGTCCTCAGCGGTTTAAACTGTTAGCCGTGCTTGTAACGGCTGTTCTTAGCACCGCCTTTGCAATCTACAGTCCTAAAGTGCTGGGGAATGCGACCACTAAGCTGTTCGAAGGTATGATGGGCAAGATTAATGGTGATCCGAACGCACATTTTGATATTGCTGGCATATGGCAAATTGTCGTTTTCCTTGCTGGGTTGTATGTCGTCAGCTCTATTTTCAGCTATATCCAACAATTCCTCATGGCTGGTGTGGCCCAAAAGACAGTATATGGGTTACGCAATGAAGTGAATGCCAAGCTGGGCAAGCTTCCTCTTAAATTTTTCGATAGCCGCACGAATGGTGAAATTCTAAGCCGTGCCGTTAATGATGTCGATAATATTAGTAATACGTTACAACAAAGTCTAACTCAGCTCATCACATCAGTCATTACGATACTGGGCGTCATCGTTATGATGCTTACGATAAGCCCTTGGCTTACACTGATTCTTCTTCTGACGCTTCCGCTGTCTATGATTGTGATTAGAGGTGCAGCTAGTCGGTCTCAGAATCATTTTAAAGCTCAGCAGATGGAATTGGGGCAGTTGAACGGTCATGTTGAGGAAATGTATTCAGGACACAAGATTGTTAAGGCTTATGGACAGGAAGAAATTTCAGTAGCTAAATTCGATAAAATTAACGAACGACTCTATGTCTCAGGTTGGAAAGCACAATTTATTTCAGGGAACATTATGCCCCTCATGAGCATGGTCAGCAATATCGGATACGTATTTATTAGTGTTGTTGGCGGAATTATGGTTACACGAGGCACGATTTCTATTGGTAATATCCAAGCCTTCATTCAGTATGCTAGACAGTTTTCGATGCCGTTAGTGCAAACTGCGAACATCGCGAATATCATTCAATCGACAATTGCATCGGCTGAACGTGTATTCGAATTGTTGGATGAGGAGGAGGAAGTCCTTGAGGCTGCTAATGATACAGATGTTAAGCTAGCTTCGCCAAAAGGTGATGTCGCTCTGCGCAACGTCAGCTTTGGTTATAAGGAAGACGCAATGCTCATCGAGAACATGGATATCGATGTTAAGAGTGGTCAGATGGTTGCTATCGTTGGACCGACTGGTGCAGGAAAAACAACATTGGTTAATCTGCTGATGAGATTTTATGAAATTAATGACGGTAGCATCACGATAGATGGACTCGATATTACTCGAATGAAGCGGGGCAATCTGCGAAGCTTGTTCGGAATGGTGCTGCAGGACACATGGCTGTTCAACGGAACGATTCGTGACAATATCGCGTATGGTCGAGAAGGTGTTTCCGAGGAAGAAATTGTTGGGGCTGCTAAAGCAGCACATGCAGATCATTTTATTCGTACCTTGCCAGAAGGCTATGATACAGTGTTAAATGAAGAAGCATCCAATCTGTCGCAAGGACAGAAGCAGCTTCTGACGATTGCGCGGGCAATATTGGCTGATCCTGCTATTTTGATTCTAGATGAAGCTACGAGTAGCGTAGATACACGAACAGAGGTTTATATCCAGAAGGCTATGCATGAGCTGATGCAGGGAAGAACCAGCTTCGTTATTGCTCACCGTTTGTCGACGATTAGAGATGCAGACTTGATTCTTGTGATGAATCAGGGCAGTATTATTGAGAAGGGCACTCATAATGAATTGCTTGCTCAAAATGGTTTCTACGCCGACTTGTACAACAGTCAATTTGTTGGCGGAGGTATCCAGAAAAGCGTGGGATGA
- a CDS encoding exo-alpha-sialidase, producing MALFCVVSAGKPVAIVAKRNDERRTAGKPLFIVAKRNDERPIAGNPVAIVAKRNNRRSFAGNPVVIVAKSNNRRSFAGNPVVIVAKSNNRRSTAGNPVPIVAKSNNRRSTAGNPVPIVTKRNDGRRSAEKLVSVVTKHNNRRSSAEKPVAIVAKRNNERRSAEKLSAIVAKRNNERRSAEKLIAIVAKHNNERHFGENHPVIVAKRNNEHPIAGKPVPIVAKRNEERPSAGNLAPSSQNKKTKQNKTKSRCY from the coding sequence TTGGCTCTTTTTTGCGTGGTAAGCGCCGGGAAACCCGTCGCCATCGTCGCAAAACGCAACGATGAGCGTCGCACTGCTGGGAAACCTCTCTTTATCGTCGCAAAACGCAACGATGAGCGTCCCATCGCTGGGAACCCCGTCGCTATCGTCGCAAAACGCAACAATAGGCGCTCCTTCGCCGGGAACCCCGTCGTCATCGTCGCAAAAAGCAACAATAGGCGCTCCTTCGCCGGGAACCCCGTCGTCATCGTCGCAAAAAGCAACAATAGGCGCTCCACCGCCGGGAACCCCGTCCCCATCGTCGCAAAAAGCAACAATAGGCGCTCCACCGCCGGGAACCCCGTCCCCATCGTCACAAAACGCAACGATGGGCGACGCTCTGCCGAGAAACTAGTCTCCGTCGTCACAAAACACAACAATAGGCGCTCCTCCGCCGAGAAACCCGTCGCCATAGTCGCAAAACGCAACAATGAGCGCCGTTCTGCTGAGAAACTTTCCGCCATCGTCGCAAAACGCAACAATGAGCGCCGCTCTGCCGAGAAACTAATCGCCATTGTCGCAAAACACAACAATGAGCGCCACTTCGGCGAGAACCACCCCGTCATTGTCGCAAAACGCAACAATGAGCATCCCATCGCCGGGAAACCCGTCCCCATCGTCGCAAAACGCAACGAAGAGCGCCCCTCCGCCGGAAATCTCGCCCCATCGTCGCAAAACAAAAAAACAAAACAAAATAAAACAAAGAGCAGATGTTACTAA
- a CDS encoding LacI family DNA-binding transcriptional regulator has protein sequence MVTIYDIAAKAGVSAMTVSRVINNTGKISDKTRTKVRRVMEELNYVPNHMARSLVLQQSNLLFLLITDITNPFYTTVARGAEDAAKKYGYRLLFGNSDESVEKEKDYIDTILATRADGVLVAPAGDPSLPHLETLRRHQVPFVLLDREVPGMDSDIVLGDSKEGARKLVNHLVSQGHQRIALINGSPYVSSARLRLEGYREALKLNDLPYNDSYVLETAFEPRSDLSDIAAWLDRMDPLPTAIVAGNNVLGVEVIRTLGNRGIDVPEQMSLVCFDDLGPYSEIDPFLTVVAQQAYQFGYLGMQMLVERIQERGETGIPWKKIVLPAELIVRRSVTVI, from the coding sequence ATGGTTACGATATACGATATTGCGGCCAAAGCTGGCGTCTCCGCAATGACAGTTTCTAGGGTTATCAATAACACTGGGAAAATAAGTGACAAAACTCGGACAAAGGTTCGTCGGGTTATGGAAGAGTTGAACTATGTTCCGAATCACATGGCCCGCAGCCTTGTGCTGCAGCAGAGCAATCTGTTATTCCTGCTTATTACGGACATTACTAACCCTTTCTATACGACTGTAGCCCGGGGAGCCGAGGATGCCGCCAAAAAATATGGCTATCGCCTGCTATTCGGAAACTCTGATGAAAGTGTGGAGAAGGAAAAGGATTATATCGATACTATTCTGGCCACAAGAGCCGATGGCGTCTTGGTTGCTCCAGCGGGTGATCCATCGTTGCCTCACCTAGAAACGCTGCGCAGACACCAGGTTCCCTTTGTGCTTCTTGATCGCGAGGTTCCAGGAATGGACAGCGACATTGTGCTTGGGGATAGTAAGGAGGGTGCCCGCAAGCTGGTGAATCATTTAGTTTCGCAAGGTCATCAAAGGATTGCTTTGATTAATGGCTCGCCCTATGTTTCTAGCGCACGCTTGAGGCTTGAAGGGTATCGCGAGGCGTTGAAATTAAATGATCTTCCTTACAATGATTCATATGTTCTGGAAACAGCCTTCGAGCCTAGAAGCGACTTGTCCGATATCGCGGCATGGCTGGATCGCATGGACCCTTTGCCAACAGCGATCGTAGCGGGGAACAATGTGCTAGGAGTTGAGGTTATTCGAACATTGGGTAATCGTGGGATCGATGTGCCAGAACAAATGTCCCTAGTTTGCTTCGACGACTTGGGTCCTTATTCTGAAATTGATCCCTTTCTAACTGTTGTCGCTCAGCAAGCCTACCAATTCGGTTATCTTGGCATGCAAATGCTCGTAGAACGTATTCAAGAACGCGGGGAAACAGGCATACCTTGGAAAAAAATCGTTCTGCCAGCTGAATTAATCGTCCGCCGCTCGGTGACTGTTATTTAG
- a CDS encoding L-fucose isomerase, with translation MTQQHYRWNGGFPKIGIRPTIDGRRKGVRESLEDQTMNMAKGVAKLLSENLRYPDGSPVECVIADSTIGGVAESAAAASKFARENVGVSITVTPCWCYGTETMDMDASVPKAVWGFNGTERPGAVYLAAVLSAYAQKGLPAFGIYGNDVQDAGSTEVPEDVKGKLLGFARAGLAVALMKGKSYLSMGSVSMGIAGSIVSDSFFQEYLGLRTEYIDMSEFVRRIEENIYDPVEYEKALAWVKVNCIEGPDNNPERLQTSREKKDQDWETVVKMTIIARDLMIGNPRLAELDFGEEAQGHNAIVSGFQGQRQWTDHFPNGDFMETILNSSFDWNGVRAPYMVATENDSLNGAVMLFGNLLTNTAQIFADVRTYWSADSVERVTGHKLTGAAENGILHLINSGSATMDGTGEQTKNGKPAMKPFWEISEEEAQKCLNETSWRPASVEYFRGGGYSSDFLTRGGMPLTMSRLNLVKGIGPVLQIAEGYSVELPADVHDTLDKRTDSTWPTTWFAPILTGKGSFTSVYNVMDTWGANHGSISFGHIGADLITLASMLRIPVSMHNVSEDQVFRPRVWGLFGTDNAESADYRACSNFGPLYK, from the coding sequence ATGACACAGCAGCATTATAGATGGAATGGTGGATTCCCTAAGATCGGTATTCGACCTACGATCGATGGAAGACGTAAGGGTGTTCGTGAATCACTAGAGGATCAAACAATGAATATGGCTAAAGGTGTAGCCAAGCTCCTTTCTGAAAATCTACGTTATCCGGATGGTTCACCAGTTGAATGCGTTATAGCGGATTCGACTATTGGTGGTGTTGCAGAGTCAGCAGCAGCAGCAAGCAAGTTTGCTAGAGAAAATGTTGGCGTATCGATAACAGTTACTCCATGCTGGTGTTATGGAACTGAGACGATGGATATGGACGCTTCCGTTCCTAAAGCGGTTTGGGGCTTTAACGGTACTGAGCGCCCTGGTGCAGTATATCTTGCTGCTGTATTGTCTGCCTATGCACAAAAGGGATTACCTGCATTCGGCATCTATGGAAATGACGTACAGGATGCTGGCTCCACAGAAGTGCCGGAGGATGTAAAAGGCAAGCTACTTGGCTTTGCAAGAGCGGGACTTGCTGTAGCTCTTATGAAAGGCAAATCCTACTTATCGATGGGCTCAGTATCCATGGGTATCGCGGGTTCAATCGTTAGCGATAGCTTCTTCCAAGAATATTTAGGCTTGCGCACCGAGTATATAGATATGAGTGAATTTGTACGTCGTATTGAAGAAAATATTTATGATCCAGTGGAATATGAGAAAGCGCTTGCTTGGGTGAAAGTGAATTGCATTGAAGGTCCAGACAATAACCCTGAGCGGCTACAAACCTCCCGGGAGAAGAAGGATCAGGATTGGGAAACAGTTGTTAAAATGACCATAATTGCCCGTGATTTAATGATCGGTAACCCTCGTTTGGCTGAGCTTGATTTTGGCGAGGAAGCACAGGGGCACAATGCTATCGTTTCTGGATTCCAAGGTCAACGTCAATGGACGGATCATTTTCCTAACGGAGATTTCATGGAAACGATTCTTAATTCCTCGTTCGATTGGAATGGTGTCCGCGCGCCGTATATGGTTGCAACGGAAAACGACAGCCTAAATGGAGCGGTTATGCTATTCGGAAATCTGCTTACAAACACGGCACAAATTTTTGCAGACGTGCGTACTTACTGGAGTGCAGATTCAGTCGAGCGAGTAACAGGGCATAAGCTTACAGGTGCTGCTGAGAACGGAATCTTGCATCTGATCAATTCAGGCTCCGCCACGATGGACGGAACAGGAGAGCAAACAAAGAATGGCAAGCCAGCTATGAAGCCGTTCTGGGAAATCTCTGAAGAAGAAGCACAAAAGTGTCTTAATGAAACGTCATGGCGTCCAGCTTCTGTTGAATATTTCCGTGGGGGCGGGTACTCCTCAGACTTCCTAACTCGTGGCGGTATGCCATTGACAATGTCGCGCCTCAATCTGGTCAAAGGAATTGGTCCAGTGCTGCAAATTGCTGAAGGCTATTCCGTTGAGCTGCCAGCTGACGTTCACGACACTCTCGATAAGCGCACGGATTCTACGTGGCCAACGACTTGGTTCGCACCTATTTTAACGGGCAAAGGTTCGTTTACTAGTGTTTACAACGTTATGGACACTTGGGGCGCTAACCACGGATCAATCAGCTTCGGACATATTGGTGCTGATCTGATTACTCTAGCTTCAATGCTACGTATTCCTGTAAGTATGCATAACGTATCTGAGGATCAAGTGTTCCGTCCTCGCGTCTGGGGCTTGTTCGGTACGGACAATGCAGAGAGCGCTGACTACCGTGCATGCAGTAATTTTGGGCCATTATACAAATAA
- a CDS encoding nitroreductase family protein, translating to MSASLEEIIRGRRSIGRVKDEPVPKEQIEKLIEAAVWAPNHFGTEPWKFIVMTGEGRRVLGQAYADIAEESVQIQELPEEERKLRLEKEVAKAYRSPVVIAAVCVPSDNPRALLAEELAAAHSSVQNLLLTAHANGLGAVWRTGDPAYHPKVKQAFGFEGNEQVIGLIYIGYPDMDQPVGKRTPAAEKTVWLEG from the coding sequence ATGTCAGCTAGTTTAGAGGAAATCATCCGAGGACGTCGGAGTATAGGTAGAGTTAAGGATGAGCCAGTTCCTAAGGAGCAAATTGAGAAGCTTATTGAAGCGGCTGTTTGGGCTCCTAATCATTTTGGAACTGAGCCTTGGAAGTTTATCGTAATGACGGGTGAAGGTAGACGGGTACTGGGTCAGGCTTATGCCGACATTGCGGAAGAGAGTGTTCAGATTCAGGAGTTACCTGAGGAGGAACGCAAGCTACGTCTGGAAAAGGAAGTGGCTAAAGCATACAGATCTCCAGTAGTAATTGCTGCGGTATGTGTGCCATCAGATAACCCACGGGCTCTGCTTGCTGAAGAGCTAGCAGCAGCGCACTCGTCCGTGCAGAATCTGCTTCTGACCGCGCATGCTAATGGTCTAGGAGCAGTATGGCGCACCGGCGACCCTGCGTATCATCCGAAGGTGAAGCAAGCGTTCGGATTTGAAGGGAACGAACAGGTGATCGGCCTTATTTATATCGGATACCCCGACATGGATCAGCCTGTCGGCAAAAGAACTCCAGCAGCTGAGAAGACAGTCTGGCTGGAAGGTTAA
- a CDS encoding class II aldolase/adducin family protein — translation MSSQAIREELCKYAQKTVANKLVVGPGGNLSARFEGKMYLSPSGFALDEIKPEQWVEVDIETGHITDIGLRPSSEVLMHLYAYRQNPNIGAMVHTHPPYCIAFTLVEKDLPIMFPDQAALVGKTVYVDYVLPTTDKLADAVVAKIEHASILLGNHGLVTTGRNLREAYYRTEVVEESSKIYLIAKAIKEPKVLTKEEFEEIASLESEAYRIELLQKMK, via the coding sequence ATGAGCAGCCAAGCTATCCGTGAGGAATTATGTAAATACGCGCAAAAAACTGTCGCCAACAAGCTAGTCGTAGGACCAGGAGGAAATCTAAGCGCTCGCTTTGAAGGGAAAATGTATCTGTCACCAAGCGGGTTTGCATTGGATGAAATCAAGCCTGAGCAATGGGTAGAGGTGGATATCGAAACTGGTCATATTACCGACATCGGTCTTCGTCCATCATCCGAAGTGCTTATGCATCTATATGCGTATCGTCAAAATCCAAATATCGGCGCTATGGTGCACACTCACCCGCCTTACTGTATTGCTTTTACACTAGTTGAGAAAGATCTGCCAATCATGTTCCCGGACCAAGCTGCGCTAGTTGGTAAAACCGTTTATGTAGATTATGTGCTGCCAACGACTGATAAGCTGGCGGATGCAGTAGTTGCCAAAATCGAACATGCCTCGATTCTGCTAGGCAACCATGGCTTGGTAACAACGGGACGTAATCTGCGCGAAGCTTATTACCGCACAGAAGTCGTTGAGGAGAGCTCAAAAATCTACCTGATTGCTAAGGCGATCAAAGAGCCGAAAGTGCTGACAAAGGAAGAATTTGAGGAAATCGCTTCACTAGAAAGCGAAGCTTATCGCATCGAATTGCTGCAGAAAATGAAATAG